The genomic window CAATGGCCGCTGCCACGTGCTGGATCGGGCTCTTCAGCCGGTGCCGCCGGATGTGGTCGGCGAGCTGTACGTCGGCGGAATGCCGGTCGGGCACGGGTATCTGGGTGAGTCGGCAGCCACCGCAGCGCGGTTCGTGGCCGACCCGTTCGAGACGAACGGCGGCCGCCTCTATCGCACCGGCGATCTGGTTCGGTGGCATCGGAATGGTCACCTCGAGTACCTGGGCCGCGGGGACAGTCAGATGTCGTTGCGCGGCTATCGGATCGAGGTCGGCGAGGTGGAGTCCGCACTCGCCGCACATGCTCAGGTCGACTCGGCTGCGGTAGCCGTCCATGCGGAGGTCCTGGTCGCCTACCTGGTGTCCACCCTCGGTGCGGGTGAGCCCACGGCCGGAGCGCTGCGCAGGCACCTGGCCGGTCGGTTGCCCGACTACATGGTGCCGTCGGTGTATGTGTTCCTGGATCGCCTGCCGCACACCACGAACGGAAAACTGGACCGGGCCGCGCTGCCCGCGCCGCCGGACGCGAAGTTGACCGCGCGACCCGCTCGTACTTCGGCCGAGCACACGCTCGTCCGATTGTTCGCGGAGGCGCTCGAGGTCGAGTCGGTCGGCATCGATGACGACTTCTTCGCGCTCGGTGGGCATTCGCTGCGCGCGGCGCGGGTGCTGAACGGAGTCAGGGCGGCCTTCGGTGTGCGCTGGGATCTGCGGGCCATGTTCGACACACCGACCGTTGCCGGGCTCGCCGAGCGTCTTGCCTCCGGACGCGAAATCGACGAATTGAGCTGGACAGCAGCTGAACTCGAATCGGACGCGCAGCTCGACGCCACGATCCGCGCGAACAACAACCGAACGGCCGAGCCGCGAACGGTGTTGCTCACCGGTGCCACCGGATTTCTCGGTGCGTTCCTGCTTGCCGCACTACTCGAACGCACCGACTTGCACGTGTACTGCCTGATCCGCGCAGACAACGACGTCGCGGCACACCAGCGCCTGCACTCCGCCTTCGCCCGTTATCGTCTCGGCGGAACCACCACCGGTTACCGGAGCGAGGCGCTCGAGTTCCGGGTTACCGCGATCGCGGGTGATCTCGCCCTCCCCCGGTTCGGCCTCTCGCAGGAGCGCTACCAGGATCTCGCCGACACCGTCGACGCCATCGTGCACAACGGTGCGCGAGTCCACCACTTCGAGCCGTACTCCCGGCTGCGTCCGGCGAATGTCGAAGGCACCGAACGCATTCTGCGGCTCGCTACCACCTGCAGGCCCAAACCGGTCCACTTCGTGTCCTCCGTCGACACCGCCTGCGCCGTCGACGGCAATCCGCCGATCCTCGGCGAAGACCGGCGGGTGGCCGCGACGTCGTTGCCGCACAACGGTTACGTCGCGAGCAAGTGGGTATCAGAGGGGTTGGTCTATGCCGCCGGTGACCGCGGCGTACCGGTCACGGTGTACCGCCCTGGTCGGATCGGCGGGCACTCGCTGACCGGAGCGTCCGGCCCCGATGACGCGTTGTGGAGCCTGGTTCGCGCGATGGTCGTCCTGGCAGCCGTTCCCGACGAGATCTACGACGCGGGCACCATCGACCTGGTCCCGGTGGATTGGGTTGCCGCCGCCATCACGCACCTCGTCGTCCACCGGTCCACGGCTCGAACCTTCCACCTGACCAGCCCACGGCCGCTGGCGTTTGCCACCATCGTCGACGGGCTGCGCGAGCGGGGCTACTCCATCGCGGCCATCCCTTCCGCGATCTGGCATTCGCGATTGGCGGCCGTGGCGGACCAGTCTTCGGCACAGGGCGACCACTCGCTGACCATCGCCCGTGCGCATACCGCCCACCTGACACCTGCGCACACCGCAACATACGGACGGGACAACGCCCGTACCGCACTCCTCGATTCGGCTGTCCCACAGCCGGATTCCGCCATCGCACTCACTGCCGGGATCGACTACCTGATCGAGACCCGCTTCCTTCCGCCGCCACCGGCCATACCGGTCGGCGCGGCACACCCATCGAAGAGGCACCCATGCTGATGAAACGCGCGACGCTGCTGGCACTCGCGGCAGCCACCCTCGCCGTCACCGGCTGCACCACCTCGGTGACCGAGACGACGGATACCAGGCCCGCCGCAGCGACCGACGGTGTCACCGAATACCCGGTGACCCTGGAGAATTGCGGCAAGACCTACACGTTCACCGAGGCACCGAAGCGGGTCGTCGTGATGAACGGTGGTTCCGTCGGCGAGATTTCCGCGCTCGTCGCACTCGGTGTCGCCGACCGTGTGGTGGCCAACGCTCAGTCCTATGGCGCCTCCGACGTGCCGGGGCGCGCCGCCGCGATCGATGCGCTCCCGACCGGCGCGTTCACGCCGAACAACTTGCAGGACATCCCACGCGAAGCGATGCTGAACCAGCGGCCCGACTTCGTCATCTCCACCCATGGCGGTGGTTTCGCCGCCGAGTACGGCTTCGCCACCCGCGACGAGCTGGCCGCGGCGGGCGCCAATACCTATGTGCCCCGAGCGAACTGCGGTGTGGCAGGTGCCGCCACCGGCACACCGACGATCGAGGACAGCTACGCACTGCTGCGCGATCTCGGCACCGTCTTCGACGTCCGAGGTCGAGCGGACCGCATCATCGCCGAGTCACAACGCGCCATTGCGGAGACGGCGGCGCGGGTGGCCGGACAACCGAAAAAGAATGTGCTGCTGGTCTTCCCCGGCATGGGGATGGGCGACTCGTCGGACTTCTCCGCGATCGCGGCGGGCGGCATCTGGAACGACGTCATCGACAAGGCCGGTGGGGTGAACCCGTTCAACCGGGACGACGGCACCACCTTCGTGACGATCAGCAAGGAACAGCTCGCGGTGACACCGGTCGACGGGCTCGTCGTGGTCAACTACCGCAGTCCCGACGTCAACTACCGCAGTCCCGACATCGACGCGGTCGCCGAGCGGATCCTCGCGCAGTTCCCGCAGTGGAACGCCACGAAGGCCGACAACTACGCGGTGCTGTCGGATTCGATCTACCTCGGCCCGAGCAACGACGTCGCGGTGGCACGCCTCGCGAAACTGGTACACCCAGAGCAGTTCCGGTGACCCGCACCAGCACCCGGCCGCCGCTGGCGGCGACGCCACTGCCGATCGCGCTCGTCGTGTCGGCAGCGGTGCTGCTCGCCATGATGCTGCTGTCCATCGC from Nocardia iowensis includes these protein-coding regions:
- a CDS encoding ABC transporter substrate-binding protein: MLMKRATLLALAAATLAVTGCTTSVTETTDTRPAAATDGVTEYPVTLENCGKTYTFTEAPKRVVVMNGGSVGEISALVALGVADRVVANAQSYGASDVPGRAAAIDALPTGAFTPNNLQDIPREAMLNQRPDFVISTHGGGFAAEYGFATRDELAAAGANTYVPRANCGVAGAATGTPTIEDSYALLRDLGTVFDVRGRADRIIAESQRAIAETAARVAGQPKKNVLLVFPGMGMGDSSDFSAIAAGGIWNDVIDKAGGVNPFNRDDGTTFVTISKEQLAVTPVDGLVVVNYRSPDVNYRSPDIDAVAERILAQFPQWNATKADNYAVLSDSIYLGPSNDVAVARLAKLVHPEQFR